The DNA segment TAAATGACAGGTCTATCTATGAGTACGATTTCGGCGACAATTGGGAGCACGAGCTTCTGGTCGAAGAGGTTCTGCCCGTATCCGATGGGGTGAGATACCCTGTCTGCCTCGATGGCCAGCGGGCTTGTCCGCCGGAAGATTGCGGAGGTATCCAGGAGTATAAACGTTTTCTGGAAGCCATTCTGAACCCGGACCATCCTGAGCATGATGAGATGCTTGACTGGGTAGGAGGGTCTTTTGATCCGGAGGCTTTTGACCTGAATGAAGTCGGTCGAAAAATTGAAAATATGCTTCTCAAGGATTCGGGAATCAATAAGCTGTAAGGTTATCATCCTCATTTGGCTTACTCGAAATACCGCTCGGCGAAAAAAAGCTCCACCCCCTCCATTTGCTCACCTCTTTGGGGCTCTGGGAAGAAGTCTTAGAGCCCCTGTGGCAGGTGAGGGGCATCATCTTATGCAGATTATGCAGAAAGCTTAAGGTATAACCCACCGGCAAGATCAGGAAGGCGGAAAGCCTGATGCGGCATGAACGTCCACAAAGATGGCATTGGAGTAAAACCACAGGTCTGCCCAGGCGTCTTCGGGGCTGTTGGAGGAGAGGTCTCTCAAGCTGTCACGCAGCGGATTTCCTTCCTCATCTGTTTTATCCGTGATGCCCAGGCCGAGATTTGTGCCTCTCAGCCGAAAGTACCTGTCTTTGTCGATATTATCCAGTGAGTATTCGATCGTCTTCCAGCCTGTCTTATCTTCTTTCCAGTCTGATTTCGAAAACCGGGCTATCACCCGGGCACTCCGGTTCGTGGCTCTGCAATAGGCGCTCCTGTCCTGTGGATCGATCCTGCCGGTCACATCACCGGCGATCAAATCGATGTGGTCAACCCGCACAGGATCGTTATGATGGTTGAACGCCGGGCTCCTGAACCGGATAGTGACCAGCAGCCTGTCACCTTGAGCAGCTTTCAGTGTCTGGCCCATGAAGGCAAGACCGCCGCGGCCTTGCAGGTTAAAATCAAGCCCATCGATGAGATCTCCCAGGACGCAGAAGGAATTGCCTGATCTCAGGCCATCGACGAGCTCCTCGAGTGAATACCGGTTATCGTCGTTTCTGTCCTGGACAAAGGTATAGTTCCTGGCATATTCACCCGGCCAGAATCCCCTGGTGGTGTTATGAAAGTCCGAGTTGGCAAAGACCGACCAGACACGGCCTTCGCCCAAGAGCGCATCCCACAGCCCGCCTACCTGGGCTGTATACCAGCCTGCTCCTCCGTAGGTTCCGTCTCCGTCGGACTGAATACTGTAATCGCCGCGTATCGCTGCCTTCTGATGACCGGGAATGCCTTCAAAGCCGAAGGCCACATCCGGGGCTGCATTATTGAGATCGCGAAAATGAGCAATGTCATAGCTGCGAAGGCGCTCAGGGTGAGCGGGAATAAGCCAGCTCGTGTGCGGGTAGTTGGCCTGAAGCCAGGCAGCAGCAGCTACAGCGTCCCGATGGCCATGCTCTCTGGAGCACAGAATCTGCAAGGGCGAGCCGCTGCCATTCCGCTTGGGCAGACCACGGCTGGTATCCTGATCCTGGTGATCGAACATATACTCAAAATCGCTGATCGCCTGGCCATCACTGCTGATTATGCCCACCAGACAGTGTTCATGGCCGGGGATGTTCCACTCAAGGCCCGAAGCTATCAGTTTATCCGGATAGGCGGCCCGCAAGGCCAGGATCTTTGGATAGGCATAATCCCTGAGATTTTGCCATCGCCACATGAGCCGGTGACCATCACTGAATGTCGGATCACCCAGGAAAAGAACCCCCAGGCTGGGATCATCCCAGTATATCTTATCCTCATTCCACCTGGAAGTGCCACCATGCTCGGAGTTGGCCTGCCAGTCCAGGCCGAAGTGGAAGCCCTTCGATATAACCTCATTTATGCTGAAGCTGCCATCCGTATACAAGGTATGTTGGTGAAAATCACCGGCCATCCACCGGCCATTGTGTTGAGTCACCTGCTTTTGCCTCTTTTCAGCCGGACGTTGTCCCTGTGCCGAAGAAGCGGTCAGAGTGGATCCTGCCAAAGGAATAGCAGGAAGCATGAGGAGTGCCCCAAGGGAAAAGAGGATGATTCTTCTCAAAGCCATGAAGTTTCTTTTCTGATGAGAGTGCATTACCGGTATTTTGTCCTTTCTTTCCTATTGCTTTCCCCATATGAAAGCCAGACCAGTTTCGCCAGGGTGATGGGAACTGCTTTGATGGTTCAGTCAGTTCAATACCTACTGATGTATAAACTAAAAATGTTAGGAATTTATGAGCCGTTATCGATGACTTTAGCACGCGATGTAAAATGTCTGGAAAATTTTTGAAATTTTCCACAACATAGGGTAAACTATATCATATATTATACTATACTATACTTCTTATCGGTGAGAGATCCAATTTTGGGTCAACCTGGATGATACCTTGGGGAGAGTAAAAAATGCAACTGAAAGTGAATAATGGAATAGCAAAAAGGATTATTCAGTATGAATTTCTTGGATTTGGGGTTGCCATGATTCTCTTATGGCTCGATGAAATATTCGATCTTCCCCATGTCTGCGGCGGCCCGCCGACACCCATAAACTGGCAGGAATGTCTTTTGGAAACGCTGTACGTTGTTGCGTTAGCCATACCCGTAATCCTGGCGACAAAACGATTTTTGGCAAGGATTAAATACCTGGAAGGCTTTATCCGCGTCTGTTCATTTTGTAAAAAGGTCCGGGTGGGCAATGAATGGATTCCCATTGAACGATTCCTTCAGAATCATTATTCCGAGACGGAATTTTCCCACGGTTTGTGCGCTGCATGCATGGAAAAGCACTATGGTATATCTGCAGATGACTAACGCCGGGGCATTCTCATCACTCGATCTCCCGTATCTTTTTGGGGAGAACTGAGCATATTCCTGTCTCGTGAGGAAACATCCTCATGAACGAAATGGCGAGGGATATGATAGTGTCAAGGGTCAGGGCAACCCCCGTTCGATATCCCGTAACCATATAATCAGGGCTTGAGCGGCTTCTGATTGATTCGAATAGCTCCAATCCCCACTGACTTGTAATTCGATCTTTTTCTCTGTGCCGGTAACAGGATCAATTTGATAGCAGGAATACGACTTCTCACCCATATCGTAGCCGGTATTCCTCTTTTCAGAGGCAGGTCCTTGAGCTGCCTGTTCAATGAGTCTCTTTTTCTCTGCCAGGAGGGCCGGGGCGATAGTTTTGAACTGAATAGTCAAATATTATTCCATCATTCAGGCGTTTCCCCTGCCGGCTGTCTTTCCC comes from the bacterium genome and includes:
- a CDS encoding plasmid pRiA4b ORF-3 family protein, with the protein product MALRKQATDLCVYQIKVTLMDIEPPIWRRVQITSDTTLKKLHEILQAVMGWTNSHLHQFIIGGKYYAEPDPEYDPEVKNEKMIRLSQVISGVNDRSIYEYDFGDNWEHELLVEEVLPVSDGVRYPVCLDGQRACPPEDCGGIQEYKRFLEAILNPDHPEHDEMLDWVGGSFDPEAFDLNEVGRKIENMLLKDSGINKL